Proteins from a single region of Butyrivibrio fibrisolvens:
- the rplK gene encoding 50S ribosomal protein L11 — protein MAKKVEGYIKLQIQAGKATPAPPVGPALGQHGVNIVEFTKQFNAKTADKGDLIIPVVITVYTDRSFTFITKTPPAAVLLKKACNLQKASGVPNKNKVAKVSKDKIREIAEMKMPDLNANTIEAAMSMVAGTARSMGIEVVD, from the coding sequence ATGGCAAAGAAAGTCGAAGGATACATTAAGTTACAGATCCAGGCCGGCAAAGCAACACCGGCACCGCCAGTTGGACCAGCTCTTGGTCAGCACGGCGTTAACATCGTTGAATTCACAAAGCAGTTCAACGCTAAGACAGCAGATAAGGGTGACCTTATCATCCCTGTTGTTATCACTGTTTACACAGACAGAAGCTTCACATTCATCACAAAGACTCCCCCTGCAGCAGTTCTTCTCAAGAAGGCTTGTAACCTGCAGAAGGCATCCGGTGTTCCGAACAAGAACAAGGTTGCTAAGGTTTCTAAGGACAAGATCCGCGAGATCGCTGAAATGAAGATGCCTGATCTGAATGCTAATACTATTGAAGCAGCTATGAGTATGGTTGCTGGTACAGCACGCAGTATGGGTATAGAAGTAGTAGACTAA
- the nusG gene encoding transcription termination/antitermination protein NusG, translating to MAEEEKNNMSEAAESAEVENVAESQDALSEEDKTSEAKWYVAHTYSGYENKVKANLDKTIENRHLEDQILEVRVPLQDVVEVKNGAKKTVQRKMFPGYVLVHMIMNDDTWYVVRNTRGVTGFVGPGSKPVPLSDAEIKPLGIKTQNVTVDFEVGDEIAVVAGVWKDTAGIVQRMDYSKQTATINVELFGRETPVEISFAEVRRIDS from the coding sequence ATGGCAGAAGAAGAAAAGAACAACATGAGCGAAGCTGCAGAATCAGCTGAAGTTGAAAATGTAGCCGAAAGTCAGGATGCCCTTTCAGAAGAGGATAAGACTTCTGAAGCAAAGTGGTATGTTGCTCACACTTATTCAGGATATGAGAATAAGGTAAAAGCCAATCTTGATAAGACAATTGAAAATCGTCACCTGGAAGATCAGATTCTTGAGGTGCGCGTTCCGCTTCAGGATGTAGTTGAAGTTAAGAATGGTGCAAAGAAGACTGTTCAACGTAAGATGTTCCCTGGTTATGTCCTTGTTCATATGATTATGAATGATGACACATGGTATGTAGTACGTAATACCAGGGGTGTAACAGGTTTCGTAGGTCCGGGATCTAAGCCTGTACCGTTGTCAGATGCTGAGATTAAGCCTCTTGGTATTAAGACTCAGAACGTGACAGTTGATTTCGAAGTTGGAGACGAGATTGCTGTTGTTGCAGGCGTTTGGAAGGATACAGCAGGTATCGTTCAGCGTATGGATTACAGTAAGCAGACAGCTACTATCAATGTAGAACTGTTTGGTCGTGAGACTCCTGTTGAGATCAGTTTCGCAGAAGTGCGTAGAATTGATAGCTAA
- the secE gene encoding preprotein translocase subunit SecE: protein MGESDKTEVLKDKASEKKEPKKKTISSFWEGLKSEFTKITWPSRETVGKQTVAVTIICAVMAALIAVLDYVFGLGLNFIQSL from the coding sequence ATGGGAGAATCAGATAAGACAGAAGTATTAAAAGATAAAGCTTCTGAAAAGAAAGAGCCTAAGAAGAAAACAATCAGCTCATTCTGGGAAGGTCTTAAATCAGAGTTTACTAAGATTACATGGCCTTCAAGAGAGACTGTTGGTAAGCAGACAGTAGCAGTAACTATTATCTGCGCGGTTATGGCTGCTCTTATTGCTGTTCTTGATTATGTTTTCGGACTTGGCTTAAATTTCATTCAGAGCCTGTAA
- the rpmG gene encoding 50S ribosomal protein L33 yields MRTRITLACTECKNRNYDTTKDKKTHPDRMEIKKYCPFCRKHTMHKETK; encoded by the coding sequence ATGCGTACAAGAATTACACTTGCTTGCACAGAATGCAAGAACCGTAACTATGATACTACAAAGGATAAGAAGACTCACCCAGATCGTATGGAGATCAAGAAGTACTGTCCTTTCTGCAGAAAGCACACAATGCACAAGGAGACAAAGTAA